Proteins encoded together in one Myotis daubentonii chromosome 17, mMyoDau2.1, whole genome shotgun sequence window:
- the LOC132219929 gene encoding uncharacterized protein LOC132219929, which produces MNLGYLFIYLYLLQFLSSMAYKGCPKIHARFEFYAICAIKCCQWKRKKDSMTADSSGLLKMERYTKEQCVFIVEQYFKNNGVDADFPNKIIFSAEAHFHLDGLVNRQNCPIWGSENPQVIVERQMHPQRVTVWCGFGAGGVIGPFFLENAAAQAITVNGARYRDMIIQFFVPKLQDLDVDDMWFQQDGATCHTARETIQLLHESFPGRVISRFGGPN; this is translated from the exons atgaatttgggatatcttttcatttatttgtatcttctgcaatttctttcatcaatggcttataaagggtgtcccaaaattcatgcaagatttgaattttacgcCATTTGTGCAATAAAGTGTTgccaatggaaaagaaaaaaagatagcaTGACAGCTGACAGTTCAGGGTTATTAAAAATGGAGCGCTACACAAAAGAACAATGCGTTTTCattgttgagcaatattttaaaaataatggag TTGATGCTGATTTTCCGAACAAAATCATCTTCAGCgctgaggctcattttcatcttgatggcttggttaatcgacaaaattgtcccatttggggttcagaaaatccacagGTGATTGTTGAGAGACAAATGCATCCAcagcgtgtcactgtttggtgcggatttggggctggaggcgtcatcggaccattcttcctTGAAAATGCAGCCGCTCAGGCAATAAcggttaatggtgctcgctatcgcgacatgataatccagttttttgtgcctaaattgcaagatctggatgtggacgacatgtggtttcaacaagacggtgccacatgccatacagcccgagaaacaattcaattactgcatgagtcatttcctggtcgtgtaatttcccgttttggtgGTCCGAATTAG